A part of Methanohalobium evestigatum Z-7303 genomic DNA contains:
- a CDS encoding beta-ribofuranosylaminobenzene 5'-phosphate synthase, with amino-acid sequence MIRITSPSRLHLSLIDLNAEIGRVDGGLGITLDYPKMELTAEKSDNITVTGNSALNERVKNAVKSVLPDGKGINLNIEDDIPPHVGLGSGTQSALSAASAVNEVYNLGLDVRELAEKVGRGGTSGIGVASFESGGFLVDAGHKFNKKEGFSPSAASKADPAPIVFRHDFPDWDIIMALPHGQGAHDAKEVDIFNKECPIPLNEVQEISHLILMQIIPAILENDIDTFGRGINHLQSTGFKKREIALQSEDIKNLIRFMNDTGAKGCGMSSFGPDVFGFSDSKLQSKKIREDVQSMLDDTVGGHAIITSANNTGANISEV; translated from the coding sequence ATGATAAGGATAACATCTCCCTCCAGACTCCATCTATCATTGATAGACCTTAACGCAGAAATCGGCAGAGTTGATGGTGGACTTGGAATCACCCTTGATTATCCAAAAATGGAACTTACAGCCGAAAAATCAGACAATATAACTGTAACTGGTAATTCAGCCCTTAATGAACGTGTAAAAAATGCGGTAAAATCTGTTTTGCCCGATGGGAAAGGAATTAACCTAAATATTGAAGATGATATACCACCTCATGTGGGTCTTGGTTCTGGAACGCAATCAGCACTTTCTGCTGCATCTGCAGTAAATGAAGTATATAATCTTGGATTAGATGTTAGAGAACTGGCAGAAAAAGTTGGACGTGGCGGAACTTCTGGTATAGGTGTGGCATCCTTTGAAAGCGGTGGATTTCTGGTCGATGCCGGACACAAATTCAATAAAAAGGAAGGTTTTTCACCGTCTGCAGCCAGCAAAGCAGACCCTGCGCCGATAGTATTTAGACATGATTTTCCAGACTGGGATATAATAATGGCTCTACCACACGGTCAGGGTGCTCATGATGCAAAAGAGGTCGACATCTTTAATAAGGAATGCCCGATACCATTGAATGAAGTACAGGAAATATCACATCTTATACTGATGCAGATAATACCGGCAATTTTGGAAAATGATATTGATACTTTTGGAAGAGGTATAAACCACCTACAATCCACCGGATTTAAAAAACGTGAAATAGCACTCCAGTCCGAAGATATAAAAAACCTTATCAGATTTATGAACGATACCGGTGCCAAAGGCTGTGGTATGAGTTCGTTTGGACCTGATGTTTTTGGGTTTTCAGACAGTAAATTACAAAGCAAAAAAATCCGGGAGGATGTACAGAGTATGCTGGATGATACTGTGGGTGGCCATGCAATAATAACCAGCGCCAACAATACAGGTGCAAATATATCGGAGGTTTGA
- a CDS encoding DUF2953 domain-containing protein, with amino-acid sequence MYTIIFYILFIIVVVPLLLLLFAPFRIIVCLKRDDEGFCGYTAIKWLMLSYKPDFKQGSGKTGKKVKKAEIPSFSRIKNIIKLFKSIKKPSERLARDIFHIIQIKKLHCNLTYGFSDPSETGIYYGFLCSVMGFIDEKCNNNCDYRCTINPVFNDNLLKYEVVINIGFRLYSLVPSVVRFVTERKVLKTIWNILRKNNTSH; translated from the coding sequence ATGTACACAATTATTTTTTACATCCTTTTTATTATTGTAGTTGTACCTCTTTTATTGCTGCTATTTGCTCCGTTCCGTATAATTGTATGTTTAAAAAGAGACGATGAGGGTTTTTGCGGTTATACTGCTATAAAATGGCTGATGTTATCATATAAACCTGATTTTAAACAGGGATCAGGGAAAACAGGGAAAAAAGTAAAAAAAGCTGAAATCCCATCGTTTAGCAGAATTAAGAATATCATAAAATTGTTTAAAAGTATCAAAAAACCGAGTGAAAGATTAGCTCGCGATATTTTCCATATTATTCAGATTAAAAAATTACATTGCAACCTGACCTATGGATTTTCAGACCCCTCTGAAACCGGCATATACTATGGGTTTTTGTGTTCAGTAATGGGTTTTATAGACGAAAAATGTAATAACAACTGTGATTACAGATGTACAATTAATCCCGTTTTCAACGATAATTTATTGAAATATGAGGTAGTAATAAATATAGGTTTTAGGCTGTACTCATTGGTTCCGTCTGTAGTAAGATTTGTAACTGAAAGAAAGGTTTTAAAAACAATCTGGAACATATTAAGAAAAAACAATACCTCACACTAA
- a CDS encoding GerW family sporulation protein — translation MSLEDVIKEVAGELENLVSTKTVIGDPVESAGKTIIPVTRVSFGFGSGGGEEKKNESESGFGGGGGAGAKIEPVAFIVISE, via the coding sequence ATGAGCCTTGAAGACGTTATAAAGGAAGTTGCTGGTGAACTTGAAAATCTGGTCAGTACAAAGACTGTTATAGGTGACCCTGTAGAGTCAGCAGGTAAAACCATAATACCAGTAACGCGTGTTAGTTTTGGTTTCGGAAGTGGTGGAGGAGAAGAAAAGAAGAATGAATCTGAATCAGGTTTTGGTGGTGGCGGTGGTGCTGGTGCCAAAATAGAGCCGGTGGCTTTTATAGTCATATCCGAATAA
- a CDS encoding ATP-dependent DNA helicase — MKGSKGYLKYFTKDSCYPNQEDAMENIHSALLKKQIVLFEGACGTGKTLSALAPALQVGKQLDKTVIIATNVHQQMVQFIQEARDIKKTNDIKAAVIKGKTNMCPHGIDYDECTVKRENTFDLIELEKDIQLKRQELKSANKNYKQSKDPELIRLRDELSKELENSEEKARNLRGRTCSELYEVLNYDSEKFRDWLFKDVRTPEEVNDFAYQNSMCGYELLKREIKYADLVIANFHHVLNQDIFSTLLSWIDREPQDVIVIFDEAHNIESAARSHSSITITEHTIEKAMSEVNEYIGQVPDERLGNLFSTLLDVVQNTYNSRFKFGEKEKIGKYWYDIRISDPYDRNDMVAGKFLRQAKEEGFGDKKQIRELLEEASEFGSKLDEFYHEQYKKGLSKVLKHSDIKYAADFLLSYMELSNNPHYYPILNVRRDQNDEIYGRIELFTCIPKNVTEPLFESVYSSILMSATLRPFDMVKNTLGISRETCELAYGSSFSEDKRLTIAASVPPLFAKNRDDPQNIETIEQILLDSIEQSTGNVIIFFQNSHEAKRYHGKLDSQLNIPVFLDEVGVSAQQVRQEFFDIGEDGGKAVMLSYIWGTLSEGLDYREGRGRTVIIVGVGYPALNDRMNAVESAYDSVFGYGAGWDYAVQIPTIRKIRQAMGRVVRSPTDYGARILIDGRFLTESPQKFGKFAVYPVFPEDEKKEFIDVEPEKIKYSLMNFFMDNSK, encoded by the coding sequence ATGAAAGGTTCCAAAGGGTATTTAAAATATTTTACAAAAGATTCCTGCTATCCCAATCAGGAAGATGCAATGGAGAATATCCATTCAGCTCTTCTTAAAAAACAGATAGTTCTTTTTGAAGGTGCATGTGGTACAGGAAAAACCCTGAGTGCTCTTGCACCAGCACTACAGGTAGGTAAACAACTGGACAAAACTGTTATAATCGCTACCAATGTCCACCAGCAAATGGTGCAGTTCATACAGGAAGCCCGTGATATAAAAAAAACTAATGACATAAAAGCCGCAGTTATAAAGGGTAAAACCAACATGTGCCCTCATGGAATCGACTATGACGAATGCACTGTTAAAAGGGAAAACACTTTTGACCTCATTGAACTGGAAAAAGATATCCAGTTAAAACGGCAGGAACTCAAATCAGCAAATAAAAATTATAAACAATCAAAAGACCCGGAACTGATACGTTTAAGAGATGAACTTTCAAAAGAACTCGAAAACTCTGAAGAAAAAGCACGCAATCTCCGTGGACGTACCTGCAGTGAATTATATGAAGTCCTGAACTATGACAGTGAAAAATTTAGAGACTGGCTGTTTAAAGATGTCCGAACTCCAGAGGAGGTCAATGATTTTGCCTATCAAAACAGTATGTGCGGATACGAGTTATTAAAACGTGAAATCAAATACGCAGACCTTGTAATTGCAAACTTCCACCATGTTTTAAATCAGGATATTTTTTCCACTCTTCTAAGCTGGATTGATAGAGAACCACAAGATGTTATCGTTATATTCGATGAAGCTCACAACATTGAATCCGCTGCACGTTCTCATTCTTCCATAACCATCACCGAACACACTATTGAAAAAGCAATGTCAGAGGTTAACGAATACATAGGTCAGGTACCTGATGAAAGATTGGGCAACCTTTTCAGCACACTGCTTGATGTGGTACAAAATACGTACAATTCAAGGTTCAAATTCGGAGAAAAGGAAAAAATTGGAAAATACTGGTATGACATTCGCATCAGTGACCCTTATGACAGAAACGATATGGTTGCCGGGAAATTTTTACGACAGGCAAAAGAAGAGGGCTTTGGAGACAAAAAGCAGATTCGCGAACTACTTGAAGAAGCAAGCGAATTTGGATCCAAACTGGATGAGTTCTATCATGAGCAGTACAAAAAAGGGCTGTCCAAAGTTTTAAAACATTCCGATATTAAATACGCTGCAGACTTTCTGTTATCGTATATGGAACTGTCCAACAACCCCCACTATTATCCCATACTCAATGTCAGAAGAGACCAGAACGACGAAATCTACGGACGTATTGAACTATTTACCTGTATTCCGAAAAATGTCACAGAACCACTTTTTGAATCGGTCTATTCATCCATTCTGATGTCAGCAACACTGCGACCTTTTGACATGGTCAAAAACACCCTTGGTATAAGTAGAGAAACATGTGAACTCGCCTATGGTTCATCCTTCTCCGAGGATAAACGCCTAACAATTGCAGCATCAGTACCTCCGTTATTTGCAAAAAACAGAGATGATCCCCAGAATATAGAGACCATTGAACAGATACTACTTGATTCAATCGAACAATCCACTGGTAATGTAATAATATTCTTCCAGAACTCACATGAAGCAAAACGTTATCATGGAAAACTTGATTCACAGCTCAATATTCCTGTATTTCTGGATGAGGTGGGTGTTTCTGCACAACAGGTAAGACAGGAATTTTTTGATATAGGAGAAGATGGTGGAAAAGCCGTGATGTTGTCCTATATCTGGGGCACTCTAAGTGAAGGGCTCGATTATAGAGAAGGACGTGGACGCACTGTCATCATTGTTGGTGTAGGTTATCCTGCTCTCAATGACAGGATGAATGCTGTTGAATCCGCCTATGACAGTGTTTTTGGATACGGTGCAGGATGGGATTATGCAGTTCAGATACCCACGATACGTAAAATCCGACAAGCTATGGGAAGAGTTGTTCGCTCACCAACCGATTATGGTGCAAGAATTCTCATAGATGGGAGGTTTTTGACAGAATCACCCCAAAAATTTGGAAAATTTGCAGTTTATCCGGTGTTTCCAGAAGATGAGAAAAAGGAATTTATTGATGTTGAGCCTGAAAAAATTAAATATTCACTTATGAACTTTTTCATGGACAATTCTAAATAA
- a CDS encoding 4Fe-4S binding protein: MVAVIISENCVGCATCVDECPVEAISLDGENIAVVDEGECSDCGECVDVCPTEAIEIE; this comes from the coding sequence ATGGTAGCAGTTATTATTTCTGAAAATTGTGTGGGCTGTGCGACATGTGTTGATGAATGTCCGGTCGAAGCAATTTCACTGGATGGCGAAAACATTGCAGTTGTAGATGAAGGTGAATGTTCAGATTGTGGTGAATGTGTAGATGTATGTCCTACAGAAGCAATTGAAATTGAGTAA
- the asd gene encoding aspartate-semialdehyde dehydrogenase, with the protein MAERIKAGVLGATGAVGQRFIEALTDHPWFEITSLAASERSAGKTYENAANWRLDSQLPDEVKGKDVVPVDPSKVDADVVFSALPSSSAKTVEPEFAEAGFAVASNASSYRMEDDVPLVVPEVNPDHLGMIEQQQDNRNWDGYIITNPNCSTIIMIVSLKPLLQFGLNNVNVATMQAVSGAGFDGVSSMSIIDNILPYIKTEEEKMENETLKLLGEFNGSEILNPDIHVSSSCHRVPVLDGHTEAIWAGMDDNPTPEDVRQAFLDFDPGLEDLPSKPENSLVVWDEPDRPQPRLDKNIGNGMAVNVGRIREGIRYIALGHNTIRGAAGASVLNAELLHKKGKL; encoded by the coding sequence ATGGCAGAGCGAATAAAAGCTGGAGTACTGGGTGCTACAGGAGCAGTTGGACAGCGTTTTATCGAAGCGCTTACAGACCATCCTTGGTTTGAAATCACATCACTTGCAGCATCAGAACGAAGTGCTGGCAAAACCTATGAAAATGCTGCAAACTGGAGGCTGGATTCCCAGTTACCTGATGAAGTAAAGGGTAAGGATGTAGTACCTGTCGACCCTTCCAAAGTAGATGCTGACGTAGTGTTCTCAGCACTACCCTCATCCAGTGCAAAAACTGTAGAACCAGAATTTGCAGAAGCAGGGTTTGCGGTTGCAAGCAATGCATCGTCTTATAGAATGGAAGACGATGTGCCACTTGTTGTTCCTGAAGTCAATCCCGACCATCTGGGTATGATAGAACAGCAGCAAGATAACCGCAACTGGGACGGATATATTATAACAAATCCAAATTGTTCGACTATTATCATGATAGTATCTCTCAAACCTTTGTTGCAGTTTGGTCTTAATAATGTCAATGTAGCGACTATGCAGGCAGTATCGGGTGCGGGATTTGATGGTGTGTCGTCCATGTCAATAATAGACAATATTCTCCCCTATATCAAAACAGAGGAAGAGAAGATGGAAAACGAGACTCTAAAACTTCTGGGAGAATTTAATGGTTCTGAGATTTTAAACCCGGATATACACGTAAGTTCATCATGTCACAGAGTACCTGTACTTGATGGACATACAGAAGCAATATGGGCTGGAATGGATGATAATCCAACACCAGAGGACGTCAGACAGGCTTTCCTTGATTTTGACCCTGGACTTGAAGACCTCCCATCAAAACCTGAAAATTCACTGGTTGTCTGGGATGAACCTGATAGACCCCAGCCGCGTCTGGATAAAAACATAGGTAACGGAATGGCGGTAAATGTCGGACGCATCCGAGAAGGTATCCGTTATATTGCACTGGGTCACAATACCATCCGCGGAGCGGCAGGTGCAAGTGTACTCAATGCTGAACTCCTTCACAAAAAAGGAAAATTATAA
- the pyrH gene encoding UMP kinase — protein MLVVLSIGGSIIANDLDPERFVFYKNALSKLLPDHQLVIVTGGGKAARDYINVARSVGSNEVVCDFIGIEITRLNAQLLISAFGEDAYPEPPRTYKEAKLALASDKVVVMGGVVPGQTTDAVSAILAEYLNADFLVIATSVDGVYSKDPRQDPNAKRYEKLSAKELVDVVISTEIKAGSKSPVDPLAAKIIERCKMPTTIMDGTDPGQVTDLIMQENLKTEPVTGKHPGTRIICD, from the coding sequence ATGTTAGTTGTTTTGTCAATCGGTGGATCTATAATTGCAAACGACCTCGACCCGGAACGTTTCGTTTTTTATAAAAACGCTCTCAGTAAACTATTGCCAGACCATCAGCTGGTAATCGTAACGGGCGGTGGTAAGGCAGCAAGAGATTATATTAATGTAGCACGCAGTGTGGGTTCAAATGAAGTTGTGTGCGATTTTATAGGGATAGAGATAACCCGCTTAAACGCACAACTTCTGATATCAGCGTTTGGTGAAGATGCATATCCAGAACCCCCACGTACCTATAAGGAAGCAAAACTTGCTCTTGCATCCGACAAAGTAGTAGTTATGGGTGGTGTTGTTCCCGGCCAAACCACGGATGCAGTTTCTGCAATTCTTGCAGAGTACCTAAATGCCGACTTTCTGGTGATTGCAACTTCGGTGGACGGAGTTTATTCTAAAGATCCGAGACAGGACCCCAACGCAAAGAGATATGAGAAATTAAGTGCCAAGGAATTGGTTGATGTAGTCATCTCAACAGAGATTAAAGCAGGTTCAAAATCACCAGTTGACCCATTGGCTGCCAAAATAATAGAAAGATGCAAGATGCCCACTACTATAATGGACGGCACTGATCCGGGTCAGGTAACAGACCTTATTATGCAGGAAAACCTGAAAACCGAACCTGTAACAGGGAAGCATCCGGGAACACGAATTATCTGTGATTAA
- a CDS encoding adenosylcobinamide amidohydrolase — protein sequence MKYCTKNSTLIISGEFEGLSTGINGGRGYVKSIFNHEVNNGFEFKDPVQYLDNVAEYNEVYKPYFGLLTAVEMENLCIKTDDNLTTFVTAGITHPSVYRLDGYYPGTINIILVVDAELSEGAMAGAIITATEAKGLALMKMGYDFLGTTTDAVVVAYQKQNKNSSPYIEYAGSYTDFGKKITDTVVKGVKEGIKKTHPESASY from the coding sequence ATGAAATACTGCACCAAAAACTCCACACTGATAATTTCAGGAGAATTTGAAGGGCTTAGTACAGGAATTAATGGTGGTCGTGGGTATGTAAAATCCATATTCAACCATGAAGTAAATAATGGATTTGAATTCAAAGACCCAGTACAATATCTGGATAATGTTGCAGAATACAATGAAGTTTACAAACCATATTTTGGGCTTTTGACCGCAGTTGAGATGGAAAACCTGTGCATAAAAACCGATGATAATCTTACAACGTTTGTAACAGCAGGTATAACTCATCCCTCTGTATACAGATTGGATGGCTACTATCCTGGTACAATTAATATTATACTTGTTGTTGATGCTGAATTATCAGAAGGTGCAATGGCAGGTGCGATAATCACAGCAACAGAGGCAAAAGGTCTTGCACTAATGAAAATGGGTTACGATTTTCTGGGTACTACAACAGATGCTGTTGTGGTTGCTTATCAGAAACAGAACAAAAATTCCAGTCCGTACATAGAATACGCAGGATCTTACACAGATTTTGGGAAAAAAATTACCGATACAGTTGTTAAAGGTGTAAAAGAGGGAATAAAAAAGACGCATCCAGAATCGGCATCATACTGA
- a CDS encoding sugar phosphate isomerase/epimerase family protein, which produces MQYFINITGFRSMMIQTQTEIIINYLSNTVSMIGISSYAFHDLPLSEALENIEKLSKGAEIFSEGFHDLLKDSETPYSYNLEYTVHAPNTDLNIGSIREPMRKAGMELIQGMVDICSQIDARVLVVHPGYFTYSCDIPDARVSLKKSLLELEKITDGTDIKICVENMPSDWNCFLFQYPDLDLGNNGFALDVGHANTTQTLDKFLEYNISHFHIHDNTGKSDEHLWVGAGNIDFKGMKDVLKKNSGMKVLEHRSRDYVEKSLKAIKDLDIK; this is translated from the coding sequence GTGCAGTATTTCATAAATATCACTGGTTTTAGGTCGATGATGATACAAACACAAACAGAAATTATAATTAATTATCTGTCAAATACTGTATCCATGATAGGTATATCTTCTTATGCATTCCATGACCTTCCTCTGTCAGAAGCACTGGAAAACATTGAAAAACTTTCCAAAGGTGCGGAGATATTTTCCGAAGGTTTCCATGACCTTCTCAAAGACTCTGAAACACCTTATTCCTACAATCTTGAATATACTGTCCATGCTCCCAATACAGACCTTAATATTGGAAGTATCAGAGAACCTATGCGTAAAGCAGGGATGGAATTGATACAGGGAATGGTTGATATATGCAGTCAGATAGATGCCAGAGTTCTGGTTGTTCATCCCGGATATTTTACATATTCGTGCGATATCCCTGATGCAAGGGTATCTTTGAAAAAATCACTTTTAGAACTTGAAAAAATAACCGATGGAACTGATATAAAAATCTGTGTTGAAAATATGCCAAGTGACTGGAATTGTTTCCTTTTCCAGTATCCAGACCTTGACCTTGGAAACAATGGATTTGCTCTGGATGTGGGGCATGCCAATACAACACAGACATTAGATAAATTTTTAGAATACAATATATCCCATTTTCATATTCATGACAACACGGGTAAAAGTGATGAGCATCTATGGGTGGGTGCAGGAAATATTGATTTTAAAGGAATGAAGGATGTTTTGAAAAAAAACAGTGGTATGAAGGTTCTTGAACACCGGAGCAGGGATTATGTGGAAAAAAGTTTGAAAGCTATAAAAGATCTTGATATAAAGTAA
- a CDS encoding ArsR family transcriptional regulator, with protein MSHLDNKVFKALGCSTRLQMLEILSDSETHITGMAKKLGISVPVAAKHVKILEEAELVNRKRFGKTDILKINTSNIYTILDRFAPTKSVDVDKGTTLLDALKKVSAVEVKQIGDRDAVVATDGDKGFYVYEVDGTFSDKTVNECTFDKDATVKWKKLEPITKMKLNINIKKE; from the coding sequence ATGAGCCATCTGGATAATAAAGTATTCAAAGCACTTGGTTGCTCCACCCGTCTGCAAATGCTTGAAATTCTGAGCGATTCTGAAACTCATATAACAGGGATGGCTAAAAAACTGGGGATTTCAGTTCCTGTTGCAGCAAAGCATGTAAAAATACTTGAAGAAGCAGAACTTGTTAACCGAAAAAGGTTTGGTAAAACTGATATTTTAAAAATAAACACCAGTAATATATATACGATACTGGACAGATTTGCACCAACAAAAAGTGTGGATGTTGACAAAGGAACAACACTGCTCGATGCTTTAAAAAAGGTATCGGCAGTAGAGGTCAAACAAATTGGAGACAGGGATGCTGTTGTCGCTACTGATGGTGATAAAGGTTTCTATGTTTATGAAGTGGATGGTACCTTTTCTGACAAAACAGTAAATGAATGCACTTTTGATAAAGATGCTACAGTTAAATGGAAAAAACTTGAACCAATCACTAAAATGAAACTGAATATAAACATAAAAAAGGAATAA
- a CDS encoding MutS-related protein, whose amino-acid sequence MESLQDVPRIGDKTAQRFIGHFGSEEAALNAILNGDIASISEIEGIGQKFAISLVHETRGIIDGVTLTDFLKTNEAVNIYQRLLDVIKQFANTGYARDKLHIYIPYPSSKINLIKQIQDTVNYYRKTADVFGKDDKFLKMLSHIKPLKSNYPSGKIRDRTILTTDENVYANLKKKYGSFVDIQIVTDSSEMLDIARGYSHAITDDYLDVDYSEDMELEYVTDLEKLQDWQIIPEKEIAFYAKNLPAIDNSLDVIQCLRSNDFNFFEQMDNKDLEILKETLELIDEKGDVATGTDPEIDRLSKIHERIYETVSKTVEYANAKLDKCLEESKMTLSGQDMLRVMNGSMEIQDLMRKEIYQSYQSILEEAKDSITNELKLEKQEKLFVDSLFPDEISYPIEIDDSQVNALKQDIVRRIQKKKVDHKRQISKTLHEYHDIIRELVYSVLDFDVGFAIGRFAREYNLEMPQLIDGAGIGFVKGSNLFLQSKYGDVTPIDYSLGKTSQNSDNNRHVLLSGVNSGGKTSMLELLAQCVILAHMGFPVPANASEIGITDGLYYFAKSKGTLDAGAFESSLTDFSVVADNSSKVVLVDELESITEPGASAKIIAGILETLSENEKSMSVFVSHLSELIMENTQCDVRVDGIEAEGLDSELNLIVDRTPRQNYIAKSTPELIVERLARKASGDEQAFYKRLKYKFD is encoded by the coding sequence ATGGAAAGCCTGCAAGATGTACCCCGTATAGGGGATAAAACAGCCCAGCGTTTTATAGGTCATTTTGGAAGTGAGGAAGCCGCACTTAATGCTATTTTAAACGGTGATATTGCCAGTATATCAGAAATTGAGGGAATCGGTCAAAAATTTGCAATATCACTGGTACATGAAACACGCGGTATTATCGATGGAGTAACATTGACTGATTTTTTGAAAACAAATGAAGCAGTTAATATTTATCAACGGTTACTTGATGTAATAAAACAGTTTGCAAATACCGGATACGCCAGAGATAAACTCCATATTTACATCCCGTATCCATCCAGTAAAATAAATTTGATAAAACAAATTCAGGATACAGTTAACTATTATAGAAAAACAGCAGATGTGTTTGGAAAAGATGATAAATTCCTGAAAATGTTGTCCCATATTAAACCCCTGAAGTCAAATTATCCTTCAGGAAAAATCAGAGACCGAACTATTTTAACAACTGATGAAAATGTTTATGCGAATCTAAAGAAAAAGTATGGATCTTTTGTAGATATCCAGATTGTTACCGATTCTTCTGAAATGCTTGATATAGCTCGCGGGTATTCACATGCAATAACTGATGATTATCTGGATGTTGACTATTCTGAAGATATGGAACTGGAATATGTAACCGACCTTGAGAAATTGCAGGACTGGCAGATAATTCCTGAAAAAGAGATTGCATTCTATGCCAAAAACCTTCCAGCGATTGATAATTCTCTTGATGTAATCCAATGTCTACGTTCAAATGATTTCAACTTCTTTGAGCAGATGGATAATAAAGACCTTGAAATTCTTAAAGAGACACTTGAATTGATAGATGAAAAAGGGGATGTTGCAACAGGAACAGACCCTGAAATCGATAGATTGAGCAAAATCCATGAACGTATATATGAGACTGTATCAAAAACGGTAGAGTATGCCAATGCAAAGCTGGATAAGTGCCTGGAAGAGAGTAAAATGACACTCAGCGGTCAGGACATGCTCAGAGTCATGAACGGCAGTATGGAAATCCAGGACCTTATGAGAAAAGAAATCTATCAGTCCTACCAATCAATCCTTGAGGAAGCAAAAGACAGTATCACAAATGAATTAAAACTTGAGAAACAGGAAAAACTTTTTGTTGATTCATTGTTCCCAGATGAAATATCCTATCCAATAGAAATTGATGATAGCCAGGTTAACGCATTGAAACAGGATATTGTCCGCAGAATTCAGAAGAAAAAGGTTGATCACAAAAGGCAAATTTCAAAGACTCTGCATGAATATCATGATATAATCAGGGAACTGGTCTATTCCGTACTGGATTTTGATGTAGGTTTTGCTATCGGTAGATTTGCAAGAGAGTATAATCTTGAAATGCCCCAGTTGATAGATGGTGCAGGAATAGGGTTTGTTAAGGGGAGTAACCTGTTTCTACAATCCAAATACGGTGATGTTACCCCGATTGATTATTCACTGGGAAAAACATCTCAAAATAGCGATAATAACCGACATGTATTGTTAAGTGGAGTGAATTCAGGTGGAAAAACATCTATGCTGGAACTACTTGCACAATGTGTTATACTTGCCCATATGGGATTTCCAGTTCCTGCAAATGCTTCTGAAATTGGGATTACAGATGGACTCTATTATTTTGCCAAATCTAAGGGTACGCTTGATGCAGGGGCGTTTGAAAGCTCCCTTACAGATTTTTCAGTAGTTGCAGATAACTCGAGTAAAGTGGTTCTTGTGGATGAACTGGAATCCATCACAGAACCGGGAGCTTCCGCCAAAATTATAGCTGGAATACTTGAAACATTATCAGAAAACGAAAAAAGTATGTCTGTATTTGTATCCCATCTTTCAGAACTGATTATGGAAAACACACAGTGCGATGTCAGGGTTGATGGAATAGAGGCAGAAGGTCTTGATTCTGAACTGAACCTGATAGTGGACAGAACACCGAGACAGAATTATATTGCAAAAAGTACACCGGAACTGATTGTAGAAAGGCTTGCAAGGAAAGCAAGCGGAGATGAACAGGCGTTTTATAAAAGGTTGAAATATAAATTTGATTGA
- the hisB gene encoding imidazoleglycerol-phosphate dehydratase HisB gives MRTANISRETGETSIEIELNLDGCGEAEVDTGIGFFDHMLSSFAKHSSFDLSISANGDLEVDEHHLIEDTGIVMGQAIDNALGDKKGIARYGEARIPMDESLADVVLDLGGRSYLVMNAEFESLYVGYFSTQLVRHFFESIVQNANMNLHASVYGDNDHHKIEALFKAFAHAMKRATVVEGESIKSTKGML, from the coding sequence ATGAGAACTGCTAACATATCAAGAGAAACCGGTGAAACAAGTATTGAAATAGAACTCAACCTTGATGGTTGTGGAGAAGCAGAGGTTGATACAGGAATCGGGTTCTTTGACCACATGCTATCGTCTTTTGCAAAACATTCCAGTTTTGATTTAAGTATCAGTGCAAACGGAGACCTTGAAGTGGATGAACATCATCTTATAGAGGATACCGGTATTGTCATGGGGCAGGCAATAGACAACGCACTGGGAGATAAAAAAGGAATAGCAAGGTATGGTGAAGCCCGTATACCGATGGATGAATCTCTTGCCGATGTGGTACTTGACCTCGGCGGTCGCAGTTATCTGGTAATGAACGCAGAATTTGAATCCCTGTATGTGGGATATTTTAGCACCCAATTGGTTAGACACTTTTTTGAATCAATTGTCCAGAACGCAAACATGAACCTCCATGCATCTGTTTACGGAGACAACGACCACCACAAAATCGAGGCACTTTTCAAGGCATTTGCTCATGCAATGAAACGTGCTACTGTTGTAGAAGGAGAAAGTATCAAGAGTACAAAAGGAATGTTGTAA